The Caloranaerobacter sp. TR13 genomic interval GAAATCATGCAGTTAGCAGAAGGTACAAGAATAGAGTTAAAAGGTAGAGTTCCATTTACAATCGATACTAGCAAATTAGTTATTCCACCAAAACCAGAAGTAATGTCTGATGAAGAAATAAGAGCTGAAATTGAAGCAAAGCCAATGAGAATTGTTGCAGCTACAGTAGGTCAAGATGAACACTCAGTAGGATTAAGAGAAATAATAGATATTAAGCATGGTGGAATTGAAAAGTATGGTATTGAGTGTCATTACTTAGGAACATCTGTGCCTGTTGAGAAATTAGTAGATGCTGCTATAGAATTAGATGCAGATGCAATATTAGCTTCAACAATTATCAGTCACGATGATGTGCATTATAAAAATATGAAAAAAATACATGAGCTTTGCATTGAAAAAGGAATTAGAGATAAGATTATATTAATTTGTGGTGGAACTCAGGTTTCAAATGAACTAGCAGTAGAGCAAGGTGTTGATGCAGGGTTTGGTAGAGGAACTAAAGGTGTACACGTAGCTACTTTCTTAGTAAAGAAACGTAGGGAAATGAAGGAGAAATTAGGAAATGAGAATTAATGTTTTAGTTGCGGAAATTGGAAGTACAACAACTGTAGTGAATGCATTTGATGGAATATTTAGCTCCTGTCCAACTTTTGTTGGGCAGGGGCAAGCTCCAACAACTGTACTTGAAGGCGATGTTAATATTGGTTTAAAAGGAGCTATTGAAAGTTTAAGAAAAAATATTGGGGCAAGTAAAATTGAATATGATGAATTGCTTGCTACTAGCAGTGCTGCAGGCGGTTTAAGAATGACTGTACACGGACTTGTCTATGATATGACTGTTAGAGCCGCTAAGGAAGCAGCTTTAGGTGCAGGTGCTAATATTCATCAGATTACTGCAGGTAGACTAAGAAAAAGTGATTTAAAGAAATTAGTTGCAATTAGACCTAATATTATTCTATTAGCTGGAGGAGTAGATTACGGAGAGAGAGATACAGCACTATATAATGCGGAATTGATTGCAGAATTAGGTTTAGAAATACCTATTATTTATGCAGGTAATATAGAAAATCATGATGATATTAGATATATTTTCGAGGGTACTAATACGAGACTATATATTGTTGAAAATGTATACCCTAAAATAGATCAACTTAATATAGAACCAACTAGAAGAGTTATTCAGAAAGTTTTTGAAGAACACATAACTAACGCTCCAGGAATGAGAAAAGTACGTGAAATGGTAACTGGTAACATTATTCCAACACCAGGTGCAGTAATGGTAGCTTCAAAGCTACTATATAATGAAATAGGAGATTTGATAACTGTTGATGTTGGTGGTGCAACAACTGATGTTCATTCAGTAACAGAAGGTAGTGATGAAATAAATAGGATGCTAATAAGTCCAGAACCTTTAGCTAAGAGAACAGTTGAAGGAGACTTAGGCGTATATGTAAACATGAAGAATGTTATAGAAAGATTAGGTATAGATAAGTTGAGTGATAAGCTTGATGTAAATGAAGAAATTGTTTTAGATTTGATGAGTAACTATAAACCTATACCAGAAACAGAATTAGAAAAAAGATTTGTTGAAGAACTTACATTAGAGGCTGTTATAACTGCGGTAAAGAGACATTGTGGACGCTTTAGACATTTATATGGTCCAAATGGTAAAAAAACTATTGCTGAAGGAAAAGATTTAACAAATGTGAAATACATTATTGGTACTGGAGGAGCATTGACTAGACTGCCAAATAGAGTTGAGATTTTAAAAAAGATTGCACTTAGTAATAAAGGTAATGAATTATTACCTACCAAAGAAGCTAAGATTTTAATAGATAATGATTATATTATGGCTTCATTAGGTGTATTGTCTAAAAAATATCCTGAAGCTGCAATTAAGTTATTGAAAGAAAGTTTAAACATTAATTAGAGGGCATTGCCCTCATTTTATAATCCATAGGAAATTATATTCCATATAAAATTTTGGATAATTTCAAATATAATTTTCGTTTATGGATTTCAACAAAATTTACCTTGATCTATCCAAACGAAGATTTTGTTTATTTGAAAGGAGGACTAAAATGAGATACCCATGTGTAGAGATCTCATTGGATAAAATTAAGCACAATACTGAAAAGCTTGTTGAATTATGTGAAAAAAATAAGATAAATGTAGCTGGTGTGACAAAAGTATTTTGTGGAGAACCAAAAATAGCAAAAATAATGGTAGATGGTGGAGTACAAATATTAGCCGATTCAAGAATAGAAAATTTGATTAAATTAAGAGAAATTGAAATTCCTAAAATGCTACTTAGACTTCCTATGATAAGCGAAGTAGATGATGTTGTAAGATATTCTGATATATCTCTGAACTCAGAGCTAAAAACAATAAAAGAATTATCAAAAAAAGCTGTAGAATTAAATAAAAATCATAAAATAATTTTAATGATTGACTTAGGAGATTTGAGAGAAGGAATATTTGATGAAAAAGAAATATTTTCAGTAGTATCGGATATATTAAATCTAGACGGTATAAAATTAATAGGTATTGGTACAAACCT includes:
- a CDS encoding GlmL-related ornithine degradation protein — its product is MRINVLVAEIGSTTTVVNAFDGIFSSCPTFVGQGQAPTTVLEGDVNIGLKGAIESLRKNIGASKIEYDELLATSSAAGGLRMTVHGLVYDMTVRAAKEAALGAGANIHQITAGRLRKSDLKKLVAIRPNIILLAGGVDYGERDTALYNAELIAELGLEIPIIYAGNIENHDDIRYIFEGTNTRLYIVENVYPKIDQLNIEPTRRVIQKVFEEHITNAPGMRKVREMVTGNIIPTPGAVMVASKLLYNEIGDLITVDVGGATTDVHSVTEGSDEINRMLISPEPLAKRTVEGDLGVYVNMKNVIERLGIDKLSDKLDVNEEIVLDLMSNYKPIPETELEKRFVEELTLEAVITAVKRHCGRFRHLYGPNGKKTIAEGKDLTNVKYIIGTGGALTRLPNRVEILKKIALSNKGNELLPTKEAKILIDNDYIMASLGVLSKKYPEAAIKLLKESLNIN